From one bacterium genomic stretch:
- a CDS encoding polysaccharide deacetylase family protein, with the protein MSSSRARRSAPFPRVNITIIALASLCGAALWAPARGRGDEPIDAYSTAAERAPAVGDASLLTLDSFALGSEYIPFPAAEVVFDAWARPGDSSLWLPLEPEEPGGAFDALAVSGDELERYGRASLFVGGYGPGDKRCVILMYHRFRLSPANKYEVSHADFRAQLEYIARNGYEVISVDQLVEALETQDPDLLPPRSVVITVDDGYRSVYDFAWPLLAEYGFPFAVYIYTNYIGTGGKSMTWYELSELAADDLVTIGAHSISHGNLASAEKTGTAYPYWLEREVTYPKHRLEASTGKPVRTFAWPYGSFNSYGVSVAINAGYEGLLTVLPGANSMETSPYYLRRYGIYWHTPLWLFARILEGRPVTDDMWDYELATTGAEEEFPIP; encoded by the coding sequence ATGAGCTCGAGTAGGGCCCGCCGGTCGGCCCCTTTCCCCAGGGTAAATATTACGATTATCGCGCTCGCCTCGCTCTGCGGGGCCGCGCTGTGGGCGCCGGCCCGGGGCCGGGGCGACGAGCCTATCGACGCCTACTCCACCGCGGCCGAACGGGCCCCCGCCGTCGGCGACGCATCCCTGCTCACGTTGGACAGCTTCGCCCTCGGCTCGGAATACATCCCGTTCCCCGCCGCGGAAGTGGTCTTCGACGCCTGGGCCCGGCCGGGCGACAGCTCGCTGTGGCTGCCGCTCGAGCCGGAAGAGCCGGGCGGCGCGTTCGACGCGCTGGCGGTATCCGGCGACGAGCTCGAGCGCTACGGCCGCGCGAGCCTGTTCGTCGGCGGTTACGGCCCGGGCGACAAACGCTGCGTCATCTTGATGTACCACCGCTTCCGGCTGTCCCCGGCCAACAAGTACGAGGTATCGCACGCCGACTTCCGGGCGCAACTGGAGTACATCGCGCGCAACGGGTACGAGGTCATATCCGTAGACCAACTCGTCGAGGCCCTGGAAACGCAAGACCCGGACCTGCTGCCGCCGCGCTCGGTGGTGATAACGGTGGACGACGGCTACCGTTCGGTCTACGACTTCGCCTGGCCCCTGCTCGCCGAATACGGCTTCCCCTTCGCCGTCTACATTTACACCAACTACATCGGGACCGGCGGCAAATCCATGACGTGGTACGAGCTGAGCGAGCTGGCGGCGGACGACCTCGTTACCATCGGCGCCCACTCCATAAGCCACGGCAACCTCGCCAGCGCCGAGAAAACGGGCACCGCCTACCCCTATTGGCTCGAGCGCGAAGTAACGTATCCCAAACACCGGTTGGAGGCCTCGACCGGCAAGCCGGTGCGGACCTTCGCCTGGCCGTACGGCTCGTTCAATTCCTACGGCGTCAGCGTCGCCATCAACGCCGGCTACGAGGGCCTGTTGACCGTCCTCCCGGGCGCGAACTCGATGGAGACGTCGCCCTATTACCTGCGCCGCTACGGCATTTATTGGCATACGCCCCTTTGGCTCTTCGCCCGCATATTGGAGGGGCGGCCCGTCACCGACGATATGTGGGACTACGAGCTCGCCACCACGGGCGCCGAGGAAGAGTTCCCCATCCCGTAG
- a CDS encoding glycosyltransferase family 2 protein: MSGAGSVTLIIPTLSRLNDLEITLEAVQAGTVLPGEIIIVDASPDDRTERFIGELALRTRAVEFVYIRAERPGVPGQRNAGLARAEGDFILFVDNDVTAASDFIEELLKAFDNPKVGAACGLISNQFLPGGYTRFLQWLFRQTRYAGRSYYQRSGFPTFLYRPRKPSVVGALTGGLTMFRREAIGDFRFDERILFIDDDSYSLDLRARGWELMQWPAARAEHREAGEGRSFAGRVRSNVVGRRLLHKRYFPQNILNVSSYYYGVLGGAAAAALRLKPRLMLGNVLGLWDVLRTGARRVEAEPEGNLAPKSE; this comes from the coding sequence ATGAGCGGAGCGGGAAGCGTAACTTTGATAATCCCGACGTTGTCCCGTTTAAACGACCTCGAGATAACGCTTGAAGCGGTACAGGCGGGGACCGTTTTGCCGGGTGAGATCATTATCGTGGATGCGAGCCCGGACGACCGGACGGAGCGATTCATCGGGGAATTAGCGTTGAGAACCCGCGCCGTGGAGTTCGTTTATATCCGCGCGGAGCGGCCCGGCGTCCCCGGCCAACGCAATGCCGGCCTGGCGCGGGCGGAGGGGGATTTTATCCTTTTCGTAGATAACGACGTTACGGCCGCGTCCGATTTTATCGAGGAACTGCTCAAAGCCTTCGATAATCCGAAAGTCGGCGCCGCTTGCGGCCTGATATCCAACCAATTCCTACCGGGCGGTTATACCCGTTTTTTGCAATGGTTATTCCGGCAAACACGGTACGCCGGTCGCTCGTACTACCAGCGTTCGGGTTTCCCGACGTTCCTTTACCGGCCGCGAAAGCCTTCCGTAGTGGGCGCCTTGACGGGCGGCCTTACTATGTTCAGGAGGGAGGCTATCGGCGATTTCCGATTCGACGAACGCATCCTTTTCATCGACGACGATAGCTATTCGCTGGACCTTCGGGCCCGCGGCTGGGAGTTAATGCAGTGGCCGGCGGCGCGCGCCGAGCACCGGGAGGCGGGGGAAGGAAGGAGCTTCGCCGGCCGGGTGCGAAGTAACGTCGTAGGTCGTCGCCTTTTACACAAACGCTACTTCCCGCAAAACATACTTAACGTTTCAAGTTACTATTACGGCGTACTGGGAGGCGCGGCCGCGGCGGCGTTGCGGCTTAAGCCGCGCCTCATGCTGGGGAACGTTTTGGGCCTGTGGGACGTACTCCGAACCGGCGCCCGGCGCGTCGAAGCCGAGCCGGAAGGCAATCTCGCCCCAAAATCCGAATGA